GTCCTGGACGGCCTCGACGGATTCGTTGGCGAGCGCCTCACCCTGGTTACCGCGCGTGTAGACCTGCACGTACGACGCCAGGCCGTCCGGGCTCTGCGCACCGGACGCGGTGAGCGGGTCACCCCAGAAGTCCTGGACGTGCTCGACGTGCGCGGGGTCGGCTTCGAGCTTGTCGACGATCTCGTCGTAGTACTTGTGCGCCTCGTCGCCGAGTGGTTGCTCGCCCTCCAGCACGATCATCACCGAGCTGTTGGACTTGAACTCGCCGAAGACCTCGCCGACGCGCTTCATGGCGATCACCGACGGCGCGTCGGCGGGGCTCATCGACACCGACCGCATCTCCCCGACGACGTCGAGCTGGGGGACGGTGGTGTTCAGGACCGCGATGATCGCGACCCAGACCAGGATGATCGGAACGGCGAAAACCCGGATCCACTTCGCGATCCCGCCCGGGCGCGCATGCTTGGGTCCGCTGACCGGGATGGCGTCGGTCGGGGCGTCGTGGCTCGGGTTGCTCATGCAGATTTCACCAGGCAGAAGGTCTGGGCGTTCACGCCGTTGGAGGTGCGCTCATCCTTGAGCTCGTCGTCGACGGTGATCCGGCAGGTGATGGTGTCGCCGTTGCCCTGCGCCACGATGTTGGGGAACACCGACGGCGCCGTGGATTCCAGGCGCAGGGTCCAGGGCAGGGTGGCACCGTCGACGCGTTGCGGCTGCGCATCGAGATCCAGATAGTTGATGTCGGCGGTGGCGCCGGGCTCGCCGTAGATCTCGTAGACGACGACCTTGGGATCGAACGGCTTGGTGTCGTCGACCTTGGCACTGGCCAGGCTGGCGTCGTCACCGGAGCCGAAGAAGGTGCGGACCCGCATGACGGTGAACGCGCCGACGAGGACCACCGCACCGATCAGGATCGGAATCCAGAACCGCCGTGCCAGGGCGCTGATCGAGAATTGTTTGCGCCGCTTGTCTTTCGTGCCGATCGCCATCACCGTTTCGCACCGGGTCGAATGGTGCGCGCGCCAACCGTCGTTCCGACCGAGTAGGGGTCGCGGTAGCTCGTGAGCGCCATATTCACCTCGATGAATCTCGCTTGTTGCACAGGACAGCCAAGTTAGCGAGATATTAGCCTATTTAACAGAGTGACAAAATGTGTACCACCTGCGCGTCCGCCCCGTCCGGCGGCGTCACCCGCGGCCTTCGGCCGGGCAAACCGCGTGATCACCGCGCATCACCGCAGGCCGACG
This region of Mycolicibacterium goodii genomic DNA includes:
- a CDS encoding MmpS family protein; this translates as MAIGTKDKRRKQFSISALARRFWIPILIGAVVLVGAFTVMRVRTFFGSGDDASLASAKVDDTKPFDPKVVVYEIYGEPGATADINYLDLDAQPQRVDGATLPWTLRLESTAPSVFPNIVAQGNGDTITCRITVDDELKDERTSNGVNAQTFCLVKSA